Proteins encoded in a region of the Triplophysa rosa linkage group LG14, Trosa_1v2, whole genome shotgun sequence genome:
- the c2cd3 gene encoding C2 domain-containing protein 3 isoform X2 — protein sequence MKNKKVKPSKGLSNRKKALSDVSPSTSIPPLVEGQLRCFLRVTVSKVLWTVIKPPPVTLIRLRWWGESSNGTFFRPRDGHIEPKGVQSTARFPVRCGPKQLTSYLTDMGSLVLDVLTKVDHLPIARAQIPGIARLSLSHSINGYFTLVSPTSEKLGELQVTLALEPLTDVYDSSSSVPTTDISLDAQADQNMPVVSSLDHPLHINTGKEKTGRSSAHIPRGKDHLYFQESSNMMSTCVTRNPTSAQALPTNSHTSVDVLSVLLERGSKLRNAMVVSALKSDVESDVPIKDIPPPLLRDNAEALPLRPSSGQFLENILQTELQHSLLEEPSQHRVNTEDMAVDLLLGSVNGSVLQFWNGEGSPPESLSDHSSVLMDSELNDPQYDQSLLEHLFYKPPISDECLNEDEKTGTEKKPSPVKNIRVKSGGQQRSEVTDDFSGLGADKMAELEDVRFARVTVSELKAPGHSTLGKLSGKGKPPRPLGTKKCSYIVEVLFPLVSTGCDDVQLVPSEISKAVSSKVIEGAVMFQHQSLFPVRFSRSSIKQWSKMNVSFKIYTRNSFQKIPILIGTAMFPLSSIMQSESHSISAALPVQRPEGNTDKQGIGPLKVTFELASDKNGFSTNKKPAKRPQKAHLAEQTDGERGLCVRDHRRDPSPNERIHPGQSLQLPHCRSRSSSPHARYQASPHRSTQHDAEEPGVLLHTLLMVPDGKDLNCAPLQPNVYLNCKFLGSDEAARSAVSWGQKHPTFSFVQVAPVTLTSRLLERMKNNMMVIEVWLRASSSDHDKLLGLVKLPLHQFYMSFRDPKISELLLQSQYPVVAVDSYMPVVDVFTGNTHGNLRVCLAMGLAQQIAALQRMRDDELVHVSPLPRPVHMLDHRPHTETKASTVATANVLREHVFLLRVERVKGLTPLQSTVWGEADCYIQYSFPAQNESGEDMDLSVVESNVDLKAFRTETTLCVPDPVFGHTETHVLLAPPDVPVQIILLSSLANQGLRNGGGVQFEVWCRYYYPNVRDQLVARGLLPMSKLCAMVTMQKQGQTDTQLFSLPLVPRTDRSSDVEPQPSGLLVVSVQYKSRPMRSVGLKGGVVPSRSVILAVQVHRAAGLQAAAMVLADADSSLQYYAEVGVNSFVTMQLSFLPDSEVRSTRVAARSFCPEFEHHTEFCCNLLVQRDSGESVSLAELMQDAVAIFTIYNRDTRKMINTKSKDTVLGTVKIKLADLIRKRTGKSGWYGLSPPRKTASSHRLTSAGGLEISINFSHHADRERVITSARGLGWDVGQDSDDEADTEDEEALEEHTKTLNVSVSMPRAWLPFHCLLLPGHEDLQRSTYCYYRYKLYDQQTICSELRHPVVEESEIEVGLATVAFQGSRSVVLRRTRPLRWYLREERMEVQMWVAFGKEKRVRPHNADRLVGSAFVDLSALAKTSKHHQTISGVYSLFNRSAVNLGGAALRVHITATEDSAPHESQAAHSEELNSSGEDEECGDLPTTVLPGASQSPSRQRMNTVVNSEPHPATEVNSEDTFLANITVDRAMRLSLKGCPLAERAGALPSCCVSYATADAPGTATTALVKDSDCPVWDHQQECRLSKQLLVDPHQSLVFKVWHKGEVERVIGFASVDLSPLLSGFQSVCGWYNINDFSGQCQGQLKVSVSPLRAVQELRAQRQPAQESSATHSSALFSALPLCYQTTATYSSFPSHISRFSEQRISTPPGHLEKRLSDRSSVTDRHDEHMDNVRLFHQTLHEGERTSNSSLAGDAHSSSSAVFSALRKNLSELDDIQRYFSRKLTTPTFPKLSEMRGTSRQEDLRETDTTKLLLKSNHLVGEVNNIIKGLSEHQTEETSTLHINSDSPAVEHLRSDVDQLILSESESCETELHAHKDVRLENEDASPICSPTPRDTRQSSILPEDAQPHHSFNENPSDEDGDEDKFEDQEEDFEETLIQPRTLNEVTSVTDRTSPWTSLLSDPDMGSLESLELVEHHTQSNPYHAQDEVTNRRKLSPEVNPQSLTAQSQEIDSGSDDDGRSEAGSDLDTCRSEVHREKHQSPDGLDRVCSLSSISEVEGCNISNSETEESEDRPNVPSATESDAEPDDESDERTPKRSEPAEIPNFFLPTHHLEASMRALRMAPVFPSTAVESETANQSNAFRRMMRSRPNIPPSQRSEETRRIAKIFVSKFTEGH from the exons ATGAAGAATAAAAAGGTGAAACCCTCAAAGGGGCTAAGCAACAGAAAAAAAG CACTGAGTGATGTGTCTCCATCCACGAGTATTCCTCCTCTAGTGGAGGGTCAGCTGAGATGTTTCCTCAGGGTGACAGTTAGTAAAGTGTTGTGGACAGTCATAAAACCTCCTCCCGTGACTCTGATCCGACTGAGATGGTGGGGTGAATCTTCTAACGGCACCTTTTTCAGGCCCAGAGATGGACACATTGAACCGAAGGGGGTTCAATCTACAGCCCGCTTTCCTGTCCGATGTGGACCAAAGCAGCTGACGTCTTATTTGACAG ATATGGGCTCATTGGTGCTGGATGTTCTGACAAAGGTTGATCATTTGCCTATAGCTCGAGCTCAGATTCCTGGGATTGCTCGACTCTCTTTGTCTCACTCCATAAATGGATATTTCACACTTGTTTCACCGACATCAGAGAAACTTGGAGAACTTCAG GTCACACTTGCCCTAGAACCATTGACTGACGTATATGACAGTAGCAGCTCAGTACCTACGACTGATATAAGCCTTGATGCTCAGGCTGATCAGAACATGCCCGTGGTTTCATCTCTGGATCATCCTCTCCACATTAACACTGGAAAGGAGAAAACTGGAAGAAGCTCTGCCCACATACCCAg agGAAAAGATCATCTGTATTTTCAAGAAAGCAGTAACATGATGTCAACGTGTGTAACTAGAAACCCTACATCTGCTCAAGCTCTTCCAACAAACAGCCATACATCTGTTGACGTCTTGTCAG TTCTCCTGGAACGTGGCAGCAAGCTCAGAAATGCTATGGTGGTTTCAGCCTTAAAGTCTGATGTAGAGTCAGATGTTCCTATAAAGGACATTCCTCCTCCTCTGCTCAGAGACAACGCTGAAGCTCT ACCCCTGAGGCCTTCATCAGGACAGTTTCTGGAGAACATCCTGCAAACAGAACTCCAGCATTCTTTGCTTGAGGAGCCAAGTCAACATAGAGTCAACACAGAGGACATGGCCGTTGATCTGCTTCTGGGAAG TGTTAATGGATCAGTGCTGCAGTTCTGGAATGGAGAAGGTTCTCCTCCAGAGTCTCTTTCTGATCACAGCAGTGTGTTGATGGACAGTGAGCTCAATGATCCTCAGTACGATCAGAGTCTTCTGGAGCATCTCTTTTATAAACCTCCG ATATCAGATGAGTGTTTGAATGAGGATGAGAAGACTGGTACTGAGAAGAAGCCATCCCCAGTTAAAAACATCAG GGTGAAGTCTGGTGGCCAGCAGCGTTCAGAAGTCACAGATGATTTCTCCGGCCTGGGTGCGGATAAGATGGCTGAACTTGAAGATGTTCGTTTTGCCAGGGTCACCGTCAGTGAGTTGAAAGCTCCTGGTCACAGTACTTTAGGAAAACTCTCTGGAAAAGGAAAACCACCTCGCCCTCTTGGCACAAAGAAATG ctCTTATATTGTCGAGGTTCTCTTCCCTCTCGTCTCCACTGGATGCGATGATGTTCAGCTTGTGCCTTCAGAGATCTCAAAAGCTGTCTCTAGTAAAGTTATAGAGGGCG CGGTGATGTTTCAGCACCAAAGTTTGTTTCCGGTGCGGTTTAGTAGATCATCTATTAAACAGTGGAGTAAAATGAACGTTTCGTTCAAGATCTACACCAGAAATAGCTTCCAAAAGATA CCCATCCTCATTGGAACAGCAATGTTTCCTCTGAGCTCCATCATGCAAAGTGAGTCGCATAGCATCTCGGCCGCTCTACCTGTTCAGAGACCAGAGGGAAACACTGATAAACAGGGAATTGGTCCACTCAAG GTGACATTTGAATTAGCATCAGACAAGAATGGATTTTCCACCAACAAAAAGCCAGCAAAGAGACCACAAAAAGCTCACCTGGCTGAACAGACTGATGGTGAGAGGGGTTTGTGTGTGAGGGACCACAGGAGAGACCCATCTCCTAATGAAAGAATTCATCCAGGCCAGAGTCTTCAGCTTCCTCACTGCAGATCACGCTCTTCATCACCTCACGCCAGATACCAGGCCTCGCCTCATAGGTCGACCCAGCACGATGCAGAGGAGCCTGGCGTTTTGCTTCATACTTTGCTCATGGTGCCGGATGGGAAAGATTTGAACTGCGCACCCTTGCAGCCCAACGTGTACCTAAACTGTAAGTTCTTGGGATCAGATGAGGCAGCTCGATCGGCAGTCAGCTGGGGTCAGAAACATCCAACATTCAGCTTTGTTCAG GTGGCTCCTGTCACACTTACCAGCAGATTGTTAGAGAGAATGAAGAACAATATGATGGTCATTGAGGTTTGGTTGAGGGCAAGCAGTTCAGATCATGATAAACTCCTCGGCTTAGTGAAACTACCTCTCCACCAGTTCTACATGTCCTTCAG GGACCCCAAGATCTCCGAGTTGCTATTGCAGTCTCAGTATCCAGTGGTTGCGGTAGACAGTTACATGCCTGTAGTTGATGTGTTTACGGGGAATACTCATGGAAACCTCAGGGTTTGTCTGGCGATGGGTCTGGCACAGCAGATCGCAGCATTGCAGCGGATGCGAGATGATGAGCTGGTGCACGTGTCGCCGCTGCCTCGACCTGTCCACATGTTAGACCATCGGCCGCACACAGAAACAAAG GCGAGTACTGTTGCGACAGCAAACGTTCTGCGCGAGCACGTCTTCTTGCTCCGAGTGGAGAGAGTGAAGGGACTGACCCCTCTACAATCCACGGTTTGGGGAGAAGCCGACTGCTACATCCAATATTCCTTCCCTGCACAAAATGAGTCGGGGGAGGATATGGATCTGAGTGTTGTTGAAAGCA ATGTGGATCTCAAGGCCTTCCGCACCGAGACCACCCTATGTGTGCCTGATCCTGTGTTTGGGCACACTGAGACTCATGTTCTGCTGGCTCCACCTGATGTTCCAGTACAGATAATACTGCTTAGTTCGCTGGCCAATCAGGGCTTGAGGAATGGAGGAGGCGTGCAGTTTGAAGTGTGGTGCAG GTATTATTATCCAAACGTTAGAGATCAGCTTGTAGCCAGAGGACTTCTGCCCATGTCCAAACTGTGTGCCATGGTCACTATGCAGAAACAGGGTCAAACCGATACACAGCTCTTCTCCCTCCCTCTGGTACCCAGAACTGACAGATCATCTGATGTGGAGCCTCAGCCATCAG GGCTTCTTGTAGTGAGCGTTCAATACAAATCTCGGCCAATGAGGAGTGTGGGATTGAAGGGGGGGGTCGTGCCCTCTCGGAGCGTGATTCTGGCTGTGCAGGTGCACAGAGCAGCTGGATTACAAGCTGCTGCAAT GGTTCTCGCGGATGCAGACAGCTCGCTGCAGTATTATGCAGAAGTAGGAGTCAACTCTTTCGTCACCATGCAGTTGTCATTCCTGCCGGACAGCGAGGTGCGGAGCACACGTGTAGCTGCCAGAAGTTTCTGTCCAGAGTTTGAGCATCACACAGAATTCTGCTGTAACCTGCTGGTGCAGAGAGACAGCGGAGAGAGCGTCAGTCTGGCTGAACTCATGCAGGATGCAGTGGCCATCTTTACCATTTACAACAGAGACACTCGTAAAA TGATCAACACAAAATCTAAGGACACTGTTTTGGGcactgtgaaaataaagcttGCAGATCTCATTCGTAAAAGGACTG GGAAATCTGGCTGGTACGGTCTCTCCCCGCCTCGGAAAACAGCATCATCCCACAGGCTGACTTCTGCAGGTGGGCTTGAAATCTCCATCAATTTCTCCCACCATGCAGACAGAGAGCGGGTCATCACTTCAGCCCGTGGGCTGGGTTGGGATGTTGGCCAGGACAGTGATGATGAGGCCGACACAGAAGATGAAGAGGCTTTGGAAGAACACACAAAGACTCTAAATGTATCCGTTTCCATGCCTAGAGCGTGGTTACCCTTCCATTGTCTACTGCTGCCCGGACATGAAGACTTACAGCGTTCCACATACTGCTACTACAGATACAAACTGTACGACCAGCAGACCATCTGCTCAGAACTCAGACACCCTGTTGTGGAAGAGAGCGAGATAGAGGTGGGTTTAGCCACAGTGGCGTTTCAGGGGAGCAGGAGTGTGGTTTTAAGGAGAACTAGGCCTCTGCGATGGTACCTGAGAGAGGAGAGGATGGAGGTTCAGATGTGGGTGGCTTTTGGGAAGGAGAAGAGAGTCCGACCTCATAACGCTGATCGTCTTGTGGGTTCTGCTTTTGTGGATCTTTCTGCTCTTGCTAAGACCTCGAAGCACCACCAAACCATCAGTG GTGTCTATTCGTTGTTCAATCGCTCGGCCGTGAACCTGGGTGGTGCTGCTTTGAGAGTCCACATCACTGCGACGGAAGATTCTGCTCCACATGAGTCTCAGGCCGCCCACAGCGAGGAGCTCAACAGCTCAGGAGAGGATGAAGAGTGTGGAGACCTCCCCACCACAGTGCTGCCTGGAGCATCTCAATCCCCCAGCAGACAGCGGATGAACACGGTCGTAAACTCTGAGCCTCATCCAGCCACAGAAGTCAACAGTGAAGACACCTTCCTAGCCAACATTACTGTAGACAGAGCCATGCGACTGAGTCTGAAGG GTTGTCCTCTTGCTGAGCGGGCTGGAGCTTTACCCAGCTGCTGTGTGTCGTACGCCACTGCCGATGCCCCTGGCACAGCGACCACAGCGTTAGTCAAAGACTCTGACTGCCCTGTCTGGGACCACCAACAAGAATGCAG GCTGTCAAAACAGCTTCTTGTGGATCCACATCAATCTTTGGTTTTCAAAGTGTGGCATAAAGGAG aGGTGGAGCGGGTGATTGGATTTGCATCTGTAGACCTGTCGCCTCTTCTGTCGGGGTTTCAATCAGTTTGCGGCTGGTACAACATCAATGATTTCAGCGGGCAGTGTCAGGGACAGCTGAAAGTGTCTGTGTCTCCTCTGCGGGCGGTACAGGAGCTCCGAGCCCAGAGACAGCCGGCACAGGAGTCCAGCGCCACACACTCTAGT GCTCTTTTTAGCGCTCTACCGCTTTGCTATCAAACTACGGCCACCTACAGCAGCTTCCCGAGCCACATCAGTCGATTCTCAGAGCAGAGGATCAGCACGCCTCCTGGACATCTTGAAAAACGGCTGTCTGACAG GTCCAGTGTGACGGATAGGCACGACGAGCACATGGACAACGTGAGGCTGTTCCATCAGACTCTGCATGAGGGTGAGAGAACATCTAACTCCTCATTGGCTGGAGACGCCCACTCTTCCAGTTCAGCTGTCTTCTCTGCCCTGAG AAAAAACCTCAGCGAGCTGGATGATATTCAGAGATACTTCAGTCGAAAGTTGACCACTCCAACATTCCCAAAGCTGAGTGAAATGAGAGGAACCTCCAGGCAGGAAGACCTCAGGGAGACAGACACCACAAAACTGCTGTTAAAGTCCAATCATCTGGTGGGAGAGGTCAATAACATCATTAAGG GTTTAAGTGAACACCAAACAGAAGAAACATCAACTCTTCACATAAACTCAGATTCACCTGCTGTTGAACATTTAAGATCTGACGTTGATCAGCTGATATTATCAGAGTCTGAGAGCTGCGAGACAGAACTGCACGCTCATAAAGACGTAAGGTTGGAGAATGAAGATGCCTCACCAATCTGCAGTCCAACGCCTAGAGACACCAGACAGTCATCCATTCTTCCTGAAGATGCCCAACCACACCACAGCTTCAACGAAAACCCTTCCGATGAAGATGGAGATGAAGATAAATTCGAAGATCAAGAGGAAGACTTTGAGGAGACTTTAATACAGCCACGAACGCTAAATGAGGTCACCTCAGTCACAGACAGAACCAGCCCGTGGACCAGCCTTCTGTCTGACCCAGATATGGGATCCCTGGAGAGTCTGGAGTTGGTGGAACATCACACTCAAAGCAACCCCTACCACGCTCAAGATGAAGTGACGAACAGAAGAAAGCTCTCACCAGAGGTTAACCCACAGTCATTGACAGCACAATCGCAGGAAATCGACTCTGGTTCAGACGACGATGGACGATCAGAAGCTGGGAGTGATCTTGATACATGTAGAAGTGAAGTTCACAGGGAGAAGCATCAATCTCCAGATGGTCTGGATAGAGTCTGTTCTCTCTCCAGTATTAGTGAAGTGGAGGGTTGTAACATAAGTAACAGTGAGACTGAAGAAAGTGAAGATAGACCGAATGTACCTTCTGCCACAGAGTCTGATGCAGAACCGGATGATGAAAGTGACGAGAGGACACCAAAACG TTCAGAGCCTGCAGagattccaaatttcttcctgcCGACCCACCATCTGGAGGCATCCATGAGAGCTTTAAGGATGGCACCTGTGTTTCCTTCAACTGCAGTTGAGTCT GAGACTGCAAATCAATCTAATGCATTTCGAAGAATGATGCGATCAAGACCCAACATCCCTCCATCACAGAGGAGTGAAGAGACCAGAAGAATCgctaaaatatttgtttcaaaGTTTACAGAAGGACATTAG